TGAATGATAATCAGGTATTCATTCATGCGATAGAAGGTGGCTTGAAGGCCCAGCAACAGTCCATTCGACTCTTGCCAAAACAGGAATATTACGCAGTCTCCTCTGCGCAAAAGCGGATGTACATCCTCAATCAACTGGATCAGGAGGCGCTCGGCTATAATACACCCGCCGCCATGATGCTTGTGGGACGATTGGACAGAACGAGACTGGAAGAAGCTTTTGAAGCGTTGGTCAAACGTCATGAAGTATTGCGCACGTCCTTTGCCTTCGTTGACCAAGAGCCTGTTCAAATCGTCCACGACTCGGTCTCTTTTCAAGTGGGGTATGTGGAAGCCGCTGAAGAGGAAACATCCCTTTATGAAATGATCAGGCAGTTTATCCAACCGTTCAACCTGGTTGAAGCTCCGCTATTCCGTGTTCAACTGGTGAAAGTCGAGGAAGAGAAGCATCTGTTGTTCTTCGACTTGCACCACATCGTGACAGACTGGACATCGTCAGGGATTTTGTTGCATGAGTTCGCAACTCTATACAATGGCGGTGAATTACCAGCGTTGTCGGTTCAGTACAAAGAATTTTCCGCTTGGCAGAACGATCAGCTGGAAAACCATCCAAAATTAAAGCAACAAGAAGATTACTGGATGCGCTTGCTTGAGGGGGAGCTTCCTGTACTGCAATTGCCGACAGACTACCCACGACCTGCTTTGCAAAACTATGAAGGGGCACAAGTTCGCTTGTTCATCGACACATCCCTTGTGAACGGACTAAAGCAAATCAGCCACGAAACCGGCTCTACATTGTACATGGTACTGTTGGCCGCAGTAAACGTGCTGTTGTCCAAATATTCCGGTCTAGAGGACATCCTTATCTGCTCGCCAGTCTCTGGACGGGAGCATGCTGATCTGGAATCGCTGCCGGGGATATTCGTCAACACGCTGGTGTTACGAAACGAACCGCGAAGTGCTCTGTCTTTCCGCGAGTTTGTCGTCGATTTGCGAGGTCGTGTCCTCGAAGCGATGGAAAACCAAGCATATCAATTCGATTCTTTGGTCAATAAACTTGATCTGGCCCGTGATACCAGCCGTAACCCAATCAGTGACATGATGTTTATCATGCGGGAAAACTGGGTGACCGCGCTCCAACTACATGAGCTGCAAATCCAACCATATGAGTTGGAATTGCATATCAGCCGCTTTGACCTGACATTTGAAGCGATTGAACAGGCTGACGGTATCCAGTTGGACTTGCTATATCGCAGAAGCCTGTTTGAACCAGCTACGATTGAAAAAATGGGACACCACTTCATCTGCATACTCGAACAGATCGTACAAAATATTCAACTACCGCTGTCCGAGATAAGTATGTTGCCAAAAGCTGAATATCAACAGCTGCTGACGCTGCACGACACAACTATCCCATATCAACGAGATAAATCGATTGTGCAATGGTTTCAAGAACAAGTGAATCGTTCACCTGATCGAACGGCAGTCATCTACGAAGACCATGGTATGACCTACCGTGAATTGGATGAGCGAAGCAGCCTCTTGGCAAAATTGCTCATCGCCAAGGGAGCAGGGCAAGATCAGATCGTTGGGATCATGGTAGAGCCGACATTGGATTTGATGGTTGGGCTGTTTGCCATTTTGAAAGCGGGCGGAGCGTACATGCCGATTGACCCTGCCTATCCACGGGAGAGGATTGAGTACATGCTCCAAGACAGCGGAGCGCATGTCTTGTTAACACAGTCCTGCTTGCTTCCGAATGTTCATTATGCAGGTGACGTGCTTTGTCTCGACGATGAGAAGGTGTTCCAAAAGGCGGATGAGCTGCAGTACGCATGGGAGCCAGTCGCTCATGACCCCGATCAAACCGTCTATGTGATCTACACGTCTGGCACCACAGGTAATCCAAAAGGCGTAAAAGTCAGACATCACTCGCTCGTCAACCTGCTCACATGGTTTACCGAGGAATTCGACATCAATGAACAAGAGCGTATTCTGCTAATTAGCCCGATCGGTTTTGATTTGTCGGTGAAGAACCTTTTCAGCGCTCTGTTAAAAGGGGGAACTCTGGTCATCTATCCGAGTGGTTTGTACGATTACAACACCATGTCAGACACCATCGCCAAACAGCAAATCACGCTTATCAACTGTACGCCAAGCGCATTTTATCCCTTAATCGAATTTAATAAACAAAATCAATTTGAGCGAATCAAGTCTTTACGAAAGGTATTCCTCGGAGGCGAGCCGATCAACTGCCAGTTTTTTATTCCATGGCTCGAATCAGAAAACTGCCAGAGCGAGATCGTCAATACATACGGTCCGACTGAATGTACAGACATCAGTGCCTTTCACCGGCTGGACAAGGACAAAATCTACGGATCCGTCACCGTACCAATCGGCAAACCGGTGTACAATACCAGCCTGTATATCGTTGATGCGAACAACCACCTTGTTCCATATGGCTTACTTGGAGAGTTATGCATCGGTGGTGAGATGGTGTCCAAGGGATACCACAACAAACCAGAACTAACTGCAGAAAAATTTGTCCCCAATCCGTTTGTGCCGGGTACTCTGATGTACAAAACAGGTGACTTGACAAGATGGTTGCCAGACGGAAGCATCGATTTCATCGGACGAGTTGACAATCAAGTGAAGATTCGCGGCTACCGGATAGAATTGGGTGAAGTTGAGAAGATACTGCTTAAACATGAAAAAGTAAAAGACGCAGCTGTGATCGTCAAGCAGACGCAAGACGACAAATACCTGCGCGCCTTCTATATTTCCGAAGAATCGTTATCAAGCCACGAACTTAGAGTCTACGCGCAAGAACAAATGCCGCATTATATGGTTCCACGCAGCTTTACCTTGCTGGAACAATTGCCGTTGACACCAAATGGAAAAGTGGACAAAAGAACGCTTGGTCAGTTCGACGAACAAGCCGAGATGCCACAAGAGGGCTTTGCACCGAAAACGGATGTGGAAGAACATCTTTTCTATGTATGGAAGCAGTTGCTTAATACTCCCTACATCGGGGTCAACGACAGTTTTTTTGATCTCGGTGGTGATTCACTCTTGGTCATCCGAATGCACGCTATGCTGGAGGAAACTTATCCAGGCAAGCTAAGCGTCTCTGATTTGTTTTCGTACCCGACGATTTCCCGCATGGCAGCGTTTATCAACCAAAAAGCGGAGCAAAAAAGCATTCAGCTTCAGACCATGCCACTTCCTGCCGATTTTCTGCCTAAGCGGCAAGACAATCAAGAAGCCAAGTCACTCAAGGTAAGAGTAGATGAGGATACCGCAGGCCAAGTCAAGACCGTCGCGGCGAAGCTGGGAGTCGTGACTCCAGTACAAGTTATGTTGGTTGCCTATGTGATGCTGCTTGCTGAAATCACCAGCGAGTCATACGTAGCTGTTCAGATGATGAACGGTCCCGACAGAGAGGTAAATCAGTTGACGATTCGGCTGGCCGAGGTAAGAGAATTGGCTGACCTGTTCACGGTCATGCAGAACGGTTCACCTTATTCGATGAACGAGATCAAACAGCTGAAGCCTGATCACGATGAGGCCTCGATTCTCCCGTTGTTCTATGTCAATCAGCATATAGAGAAGCATCTTCTCAAGCACTACGACCTCTGTCTCAAACTAGTGGATGACACAGACGGCTACAGCTTGATTTGGGATTACAATTCTCGCAGGCTCGACACAAACAGGGTAGAAGGATTGATCCATGCCTATGCCGCAATTTTGAAGCTCCTCAGCCACAAACTTTTGTCGTAACGGAGGATTTTTACTATGCTGGAAAAGCTTTTGGGAGTAACAAAGGATCAACTTTTTTCCAACCAAGATCCAACCATCCAAATCGAGAGCATCACCAAGAATGAGATTGCTGTCATTGGTATGTCGGGAAAGTTCGGAAAAGCGGAAAACCTGAAACAATTTTGGGATCTCATTAAGAAGAAAACAGATTTCATTGGCGAGCTTGATAGGAAACGAAAGCCTGATGTGGCGGACTGCTTGCACAGCCTCGGACTGAACGAACACGATGTTGTTCATACGGTGGGTGCCTTTTTACCCGAGATCGATAAGTTTGATCCTGCTTTTTTCAATATTTCTCCCAAAGAAGCCAGCTTGATGGACCCTCAACAACGCTTGTTTTTAGAAACGGTGTGGGCTGCACTTGAAGATGGCGGGTATGGCGGAAAAAGCATCGTAGGCAGTCGAACTGGCATCTATGTTGGCTACTCGGAATCCAAACCGACGTATGAGAGCCTGTTGTGGGAAGCAGAAGCCTCACTGGATGCAGGTGCGTTGGCTGGCAATGTGAAATCTGTAATCGCCAGCCGCATCGCCTATCTACTGGATTTACGAGGGCCGTGCCTGTTGGTGGATACCGCATGCTCCTCCTCATTAGTAGCCATTCACCTCGCTTGCCAGGCGATCCGGCAGGGCGAGGTGGAAATGGCCGTAGCAGGGGGGGTAAAGCTGTTAATGGTTCCTCAACGTCTGGCAAATCATGAAAACGTCGGGATTCAATCCTCTGATGGTAGGGCCCGATCGTTTGACCATGATTCAGAAGGAACTGGCACAGGTGAAGGGATAGGGGCTGTCTTGCTCAAGCCACTCAACCAGGCGTTGGCCGACAACGATCACATCTATGCTGTAATCAAGGGAAGTGCCATCAACAACGATGGCACTTCCCTAGGAATTACTGCCCCCAATGCCCTTGCACAGGAGGACGTACTAATTCGCGCATGGGAAGATGCAGGGATAAATCCTGAAACCATTTCGTACATAGAAGCACATGGGACAGGAACGAAGCTGGGCGACCCAATTGAGATTGACGGATTGTGCCGGGCCTTTCGCAAATATACGGACAAAGCGCAATTTTGCGCGATCAGTTCAGCAAAATCAAACATTGGTCATCTGGACAACACAGCAGGCATCGCCGGGTTTATCAAAGCAGTCTTGGCTCTTTATCACAAGCAGCTACCACCGATGGTCCATTTTCAACGGGCGAATCAAAAGATCAGCTTTATCGAGTCACCTGTCTATATCCAAGATCATTTGAGTGATTGGGACACGGACGAAAATCCGCGTCGCTGTGGTGTCAGCGCTTTCGGCTTGAGCGGTACCAACTGCCACGTCCTGTTGGAAGAAGCTCCAGATCTGAACAAGCAAGTGAAAACAGCAGTACAGGGGAAAGAGCTCCTTGCCTTCTCGGCTAAAAACGAAGAACGTCTGCGAGCGATCATTAGCCATTATCTAGCGTTTTTGTCACACCATCCTGATGTTAACCTGCATGACCTGGGTTACACCGTCACGACAGGGAGAAAACATCATACGCACCGAATCGCCATTCTAACCGACAGCATCGCTCGATTGCAGATGCAAATGGAAAAAATTTTACTGAACGCGAACGGTCTAAAGGATTTGCCAGCCTATGATGTGTCGTATGGATTGTCGGCATCAGCCAAACAGAACGAACCCGCCGATCCTGTGATGACGCGCTATACAGAAAGCGGTAGAACAGATGCAAAGGCGCTTTCTGAGCTTGCTCGCATGTATGTGCAGGGGGCAGATGTAGATTGGGAGTCGCTTTACGGAAATCAGTCCTGCTACCGCATCAGCCTGCCAACGTATCCGTTTGAGCGGAAACGCTGTTGGTTTAATCAGGGACGTACAAGCTTTATCAAGACTGGTTGGTCACGTTTGATTGATAAACGTTTGGTTCGAACGAAGGATCAAGATATCTATGCCACTGAGATGAATGTGGAAAACGATTGGCTTTTGAACGAGCATCGTTTTGGGGGACAAAGCCTGCTGGTCGGGACGGCTTATCTGGAGATGGGCTTGCAAGCCTTTTGGCATACATCCCGTGAACAGCCCGTAAGGTTCAAAGATTTAACCTTTCTGCAACCGATGTATGTTCAAGAAGAGGAAACAAGAGAGGTTCATACTATTTTAAAACAGGAAAACAACCAGTTTACCCTCTCGATTCTCAGCAAAAGCCAAAAGCTGGGCGAAGATGACGTAGAAGAGTCAGAGTGGATCGAGCACGCGGAAGGACACATCAGCGCTGTTTCTCATGGGGAGTTCGTCTCCATTTATTCGCTTGATGAGTTGAAACAGGACATGCCAAACGAAGTGACAGCTCCCGGTGTTCCTGAAGAATACAGAGAACAGTCGGACTCAGAGTCCACCCTCCATTTAGGTGCTCGTTGGTACAGTCTACAGCAGGTTCACAGTGGGGACAATAAGCTGCTGGCCTTTTTGGAACTTCCAGACGATTTCACCGACGATTTGCATCAATTCTGTCTGCATCCACCTCTATTAGATACGGCGTTAAACCTGAAAGTGGAGCAATCAAGGGACGGTGAATTCTATTTCCCGTTCCACTTTAAGGAAATTCTGGTCTTTTCCGCGTTGCCTAAGCGATTCTACAGTTACATACGCCAGCAGGAAGCTCCAAAAGACACACTGATCTTTGACATCACGCTCTTGGACGAACAGGGACAGGTGCTAGTCGACGTCACGGGTTATATGCTGAAAAAAGGATACAAGCAAGTCAGCAATCCAAGCTATCTGAATCGCCTCGAATGGGAGCAAGAGGTGATTGTGGAACATGTAGAACCGGGAACCGTAGCCAGTTTACGTAACGGGCGTGTATTGGTGATCACGGCAACTGACACAAATGACCAGCGTTACCTGCAAGCATTGCAAGAGGCCGGGGCCGACGTAATCGTGGCCGAGCTATCTGAGACACAAGATATGGAGCGGCTGCTCCAAGAGATGGATGTCAATCAAATTACACATGTTCTGCACATGTATGCTTTCCGTAATTCGCACACTGACGATGCACTCTACAATTTGTTCCATCTCGTACAAGCCTTACATGCCGAGCGCGGCAATGAACCACTTGAATTGCTGGTGCTGACGAAACAAGCGTGTAAGGTGAAAGGCAGCGAGAACGAGCTTTTCCCAGCAGGGGCTGCCTTATTCGGACTAACCAGTTCGATACGACAAGAGTTTTCAGAGTGGCGTTGCAGCTGGATCGATACAGACGATACGACACCGGCTGAATACGTGCTTGCAGAATTTGACCAGCCTACTTTTCGTGATACTGCATACCGGGACGGAGTCAGATATATCCGAAAAATAATTGCTCTGGACGAACAAAGTCAGGAAACAGAAGATCTTCAGCTACAATCTGAAGGAGTCTATCTTATTACAGGCGGAACGGGAGGGATAGGTTTAGAGATTGCCCGTTACCTTTCGCGCAAGCAAAAAGTAAAGCTGGCTCTACTCAATCGCACACCATTTCCACCGCGTAGCCATTGGGACGAATTGCTCGATTGTAACGAAGACAACCAACTGTGTCAAAAAATCAATACGCTGCGCGAAATCGAACAGAGCGGAAGTGAAATCCTGCTCTACAGCGGGGATGTTACGAGTGAACAACAAATGCAGGCAATACTCTTTGAATTGCGGGGAAATTATCGCAGGATTAACGGTGTCATCCACTGTGCTGGGGTTGCGGGTGAAGGATTGCTACTATTAAAAGAGGAGCAGCAAATCCGCAACGTGGTTGCTCCCAAGACTGAAGGCACGCGCATTCTCGATAAGCTGACACGTGTGGATGAACCCGATTTCTTTCTGCTGTGCTCCTCGGTCACATCCCTGATGGGGCGCATAGGACAAAGCGATTACGCCGCTGCCAATGCCTTTTTAGATGCCTATGCAGACTATCGTAACCAGCACGCCGGGAAAACCCTGACGATCAACTGGCCAAGTTGGATTGACACGGGAATGACGGTTACATATGGAGTAAATTACGAGGATGTAGTGAAACCGATTGAAAAGAAAACCGCGATTGCTGCATTGGACAGCGTCTTGTCCACGAATCTGCAACGGGTGATCGTCGGAGAGATTAACTACACTACACTGGCTCAATTTGAAACGGAAATTTCCCTAGGCTTGTCTGAAGGGATTGCCAAAAAATTAGCTTATACCAAGCAAAAGCTGAAATTGGAGCTAAGACCGATGAAAGCATTCAAAAGTGTCCAACCGGTCAAGCTGAAGGGTCGTGAATACGACGACTACACAACTCATGAGAAGCTTCTCGCTGAAGTCTGGGCAAACACACTGGGGCTGGAAGAGATCGACATCCACAACGGGTTCTACGACCTCGGTGGTGATTCGATCTATGCGATGAAGATTGTCAATCATTTCAACAAACAATCAGAAAAAGAAGTAAGCCTGACCGATATTTTAGAGCATCAGAATATCTTTACCATAGCCAAACATCTCGACAATCAGGGAGTCGAACATTCTCTTTCTGGGATCCTGAAGGAAGCGATCAAACCAGCAGCCAAGCAGGAACGGTATCCAGCCACCACCAGCCAGAAGCGAATTTTTGTCATTCAACAATTCGTGAATACCGGTATTGCCTACAACATTCCGAAAGTAATGAGAATTGATGGAAAAGTAGACCCTAAACTGGTGGAAGATACCATTCGCCAGCTAATCGAGCGGCATGAGATATTGCGTACCACATTCGAAATAGTCGATGGGGAGA
The window above is part of the Brevibacillus antibioticus genome. Proteins encoded here:
- a CDS encoding SDR family NAD(P)-dependent oxidoreductase; the encoded protein is MLEKLLGVTKDQLFSNQDPTIQIESITKNEIAVIGMSGKFGKAENLKQFWDLIKKKTDFIGELDRKRKPDVADCLHSLGLNEHDVVHTVGAFLPEIDKFDPAFFNISPKEASLMDPQQRLFLETVWAALEDGGYGGKSIVGSRTGIYVGYSESKPTYESLLWEAEASLDAGALAGNVKSVIASRIAYLLDLRGPCLLVDTACSSSLVAIHLACQAIRQGEVEMAVAGGVKLLMVPQRLANHENVGIQSSDGRARSFDHDSEGTGTGEGIGAVLLKPLNQALADNDHIYAVIKGSAINNDGTSLGITAPNALAQEDVLIRAWEDAGINPETISYIEAHGTGTKLGDPIEIDGLCRAFRKYTDKAQFCAISSAKSNIGHLDNTAGIAGFIKAVLALYHKQLPPMVHFQRANQKISFIESPVYIQDHLSDWDTDENPRRCGVSAFGLSGTNCHVLLEEAPDLNKQVKTAVQGKELLAFSAKNEERLRAIISHYLAFLSHHPDVNLHDLGYTVTTGRKHHTHRIAILTDSIARLQMQMEKILLNANGLKDLPAYDVSYGLSASAKQNEPADPVMTRYTESGRTDAKALSELARMYVQGADVDWESLYGNQSCYRISLPTYPFERKRCWFNQGRTSFIKTGWSRLIDKRLVRTKDQDIYATEMNVENDWLLNEHRFGGQSLLVGTAYLEMGLQAFWHTSREQPVRFKDLTFLQPMYVQEEETREVHTILKQENNQFTLSILSKSQKLGEDDVEESEWIEHAEGHISAVSHGEFVSIYSLDELKQDMPNEVTAPGVPEEYREQSDSESTLHLGARWYSLQQVHSGDNKLLAFLELPDDFTDDLHQFCLHPPLLDTALNLKVEQSRDGEFYFPFHFKEILVFSALPKRFYSYIRQQEAPKDTLIFDITLLDEQGQVLVDVTGYMLKKGYKQVSNPSYLNRLEWEQEVIVEHVEPGTVASLRNGRVLVITATDTNDQRYLQALQEAGADVIVAELSETQDMERLLQEMDVNQITHVLHMYAFRNSHTDDALYNLFHLVQALHAERGNEPLELLVLTKQACKVKGSENELFPAGAALFGLTSSIRQEFSEWRCSWIDTDDTTPAEYVLAEFDQPTFRDTAYRDGVRYIRKIIALDEQSQETEDLQLQSEGVYLITGGTGGIGLEIARYLSRKQKVKLALLNRTPFPPRSHWDELLDCNEDNQLCQKINTLREIEQSGSEILLYSGDVTSEQQMQAILFELRGNYRRINGVIHCAGVAGEGLLLLKEEQQIRNVVAPKTEGTRILDKLTRVDEPDFFLLCSSVTSLMGRIGQSDYAAANAFLDAYADYRNQHAGKTLTINWPSWIDTGMTVTYGVNYEDVVKPIEKKTAIAALDSVLSTNLQRVIVGEINYTTLAQFETEISLGLSEGIAKKLAYTKQKLKLELRPMKAFKSVQPVKLKGREYDDYTTHEKLLAEVWANTLGLEEIDIHNGFYDLGGDSIYAMKIVNHFNKQSEKEVSLTDILEHQNIFTIAKHLDNQGVEHSLSGILKEAIKPAAKQERYPATTSQKRIFVIQQFVNTGIAYNIPKVMRIDGKVDPKLVEDTIRQLIERHEILRTTFEIVDGEICQIIHDHLNDFALARYEASEEQISDVVRDFIQPFDLKKGPLFRVGLLHLAEEKNVLLFDFNHTIMDWASYNLFILDFCDLYQGKAVSQPAIQFKDFAIWQRQLLHSPFIKQQEQYWLDTFSEPLRPLQLPTDYPRAQVRSFAGDRVEFAFDQALTDTLCQFASNNGTTIYMVLLALYNILLMKYSGTEDIVVGSAISGRRHVDLEEVIGMFVNTLAIRNQPQKEMAFREFIQQVKEHVLKAYDNQDYPIEELVGKLQIKGDMSRNPLFDTMFIFENIDVEKMSIGEWSVRDLDFDFEIAKFDLTLYALQDQVLKFSLEYCSDLYAKETVTKMGQHFIMLTEQALEQPDRKLSEISFMTDAERQQLQKRLNRDSTMEKAEEHADRSWETDWDGNFNF